Part of the Sporomusa termitida genome, TGGCAAACCTACCATCCTTGGTGCGGTGTCCGGTTGTATTGCCGGTCTTGTTGCAATAACCCCTGCTGCCGGTTTTGTCGGCCCCATGCCCGCATTGATTATCGGTCTTGGCGCAGGTATTATTTGCTTCCTGGCAGTAGCTGTGGCGAAAGCGAAACTGGGCTATGACGATGCTCTCGATGTCTTCGGCATACATGGTATTGGCGGTACGTGGGGGGCAATTGCAACCGGTTTATTTGCCTCGACCGCAGTTAATCCGGGCGGCGCTGACGGGCTGTTCTACGGCAACGCCGGTCAGCTCACAACCCAGCTTATCGGTGTTGTTGCCAGTTGGGTAGTGGCTGCGGTGATGACCTTCATCATCCTGAAAGTCATTGGCCTCTTCATGCAAATCCGTGCTACTGCCGACCAGGAAATTCAGGGCCTTGATATCACTGATCATGGCGAACGCGGTTATGCCTATCAAGACTTTATGACTGGTTCACACATCGGACTTGGCTCAGCCAGTCAGGATTCATCTGCCAAAACAACTTCAGTGTAGCTTTAGTTTAAATTTTGCTCTGAGAAAAGGGGGAAATCGGCATGAAACCAATAACCAAAATTGAGATTATTACCCGCCCGGAAAAATTAGAAGAGCTTAAAGCAGCCATGAATAAGATTGCGGTTACCGGCATGACCGTTACTCAGGTTTACGGTTGTGGCCTCACTAAAGGACATACCGAAGTCTATCGTGGCCAGGAGTACAATATTAACCTTGTGCCAAAAGTTAAGGTTGAGATTGTTGTTTGTGAGGTACCGGTGGAAAAGGTACTGGAGGCTGCTAAGCAGGCTTGTCAAACCGGTAAAATCGGGGATGGAAAAATATTTGTATACCCGATCGCCAATGCGGTTCGTATCCGCACCGGTGAAGAAGGCGATATTGCCATTGTCGATCCGGCTGATATGCCGAAATAGGGTATTCGATGCAAAAGGACCTCAGACCTCAGTGCAAGCTGACTCTGAGGTCTTTATTATTTATACTTGCACGCCCCGCAGGAAATAGTTGCCAAAGTATTCCTGGTAAATTACACTATACTTAATAATATTGTTAGGATTAGGAGGAAAGTAAATGCGCCCAATAACAAAAATTGAAATTATGACCCGTCCGGAAAAGCTTGAGGAACTAAAAGCGGCCATGAACAATATTGGCGTTACCGGTATGACAGTAACCCAAGTGTATGGCTGCGGCCTGACAAAAGGTCACCGGGAGATTTACCGTGGGCAAGAATACAATATCAATCTGGTGCCCAAGGTTAAGGTTGAAATTGTTGTCTGCGAAGTACCGGTAGAGCAGGTGCTCGAAGCTGCTAAGACAGCATGCCGTACAGGCCAGATCGGCGATGGAAAGATTTTTGTTTACCCTATTGCCAATGCTATCCGCATCCGGACTGGCGAGGAAGGCGATATTGCCATCATTGATCCTGCTGATATGGCTAAATAATGTTACGATTAGAAAACCTGGCTTGACAAGTCCTTTTAGGCCGCCGGCGGAAGCCGCCTGTGCCTTTTAGGTAAGGATTTCTCTTATCCCTTGAAAAAGACCTCAGAGTTCCCGGCTCTGAGGTCTTTTTCATTCGTAACACTTCTTTTTTGCTTTGCACTCAGTGCACTTCCGTCACAGTAAGTCCGCAGTAATTTATGGCAGCGGGGACAACGTATCTCATCCTGCCCACATACTGTTTTACATTGCTGGCAAATTTGTTGCATTACCTACCCCTCTTCAGGCGACTACGAATATAAGTGCGATCACTGCTCCCTAGAAACTTAGTAAGTGCGGCTGCCCGGGAAATTTTTATCAGGTTCAGGTCATGGTCAAAATACCTCCGGATAAATCAATTTTGCCAACTGCTCAACCCCCTCAGCCAAACGGAAGGTCGGGCTTGAAACTAGCTTCTCGTCAACAATATAGACTTGTTCCTGTCGTACTGCCTTGATTTTATCAAAGCCCGGGCGCTGCTTAATTGCGTCGACAGTAATCCCGGGGTTCATTGGTCCCCGCTGCGCCAGAAAGACGTCTATTTCATCGGCCTTCATCAGGAGACGCTCACTGCCATAAGCAGCAATGCTGCCGGTTGTTTTTATTGCCTGCGCATCGGCAGCCACGTTGATGGCGCCGGCCAGATTAAGTACGGTCCCGGGCGTACTTGCCGGTGTAATTGTCCGGTACTCAGTGGCAGTTGACTCAAAGTAGACCTGCTTTTTAACAGGCGCCTTAGCTGTACGGTCAGCGATCTCTGTGAGCTTGTTATGAAAAGCAGCCAGACGGTCAGCAGCCTGTTGCTCCCGGCCTGTTAATACCGCGAGTTTATGAATATAGCTGTCAAAATCCTCGAATTTCTCAGGGTAAAGGCAAACGATTTTAATATTTGCCTGCTCTAAGGTTTTAATAAAATCCGGATAACTTTGTTTAATGAAAGGTCTGATAATAACAATATCAGGCTGGGCAGCCAGGACTTTCTCCGGGTCGGCGCGGTAGTCAAATACCGGTTTATTTTGAGCAACAGGATCCGATTCAGTCGTACTGACACCGATAATCTCCGGCCCCAGACCAAGGGCTATTAGGTTTTCAGTATGGGCCGAATACAAAGAAATAATCCGCTTTGCCGGCTGCGCAAGAACGATCGTTTGGTTTAAATCATCAACAATACTTATGTTGCCCTCACCCGGACTAACCGGCTGTTTAGGAGATCCACAGCCCAGCAGGGACAACAGCAGCACAACAATGCCAGTGATGCTTAGAAATTTTATTTTCATTGCCTTATATCTCCCCTTCACGAAAGTTCATCCGTTTACAAGTCGGAGAGTACGGCCAGGCCTGCCTCACCGGCACGTACTACCTTGATCTTAAACACATCCCGGATAAGTTCAGGGTTAAGTACAGCTGATGCCGGCCCCTGTTCGACCAGCCGGCCGGCCTTAAGAACAGCAGCCTCTGAACAAAAAACGCTGGCAAGATTAAGATCATGGATAATAGCTACTACTGTTAATCCCTGCTTTGCACATAATTCCTTGAGCAGATTCAGACACGTAATGCTATAAAAAATATCCATATTAGAGAAGGACTCATCTAAAAACAGGATTTCCGGCTGTTGGGCCAGGGCTTTGGCAAATAACACCCGTTGACGTTCGCCACCACTTAGTTCTGTAATAAGCCGCCCGGCAAAAGTAAGCGTATTAGTAATCCGCATGGCATTTTCAATGATTCTTAAATCGCCGTCGTTCAGACCCTGCAGCCTGGCCTTAAACGGCGTACGGCCCATGCCGACAATATCCAGACAGGTATAAGGAAACCTGATATCCATATTTTGCGGTACAACAGCAATATAGCGGGCCACTTCCTCAATTCTGTAGGAAGTGATATCCCGGGCTTTTATTGTTATCCTACCGGCAGCCGCCTTCAGCTGACCTGTCATGATATTGAGCAACGTCGTTTTCCCGGAGCCATTGGGTCCTACGATACCGGTAAAACTACCTTGACGAATAGGCAAGCTAATATCACGCAGCACTGGTTTATCACCATAATTAAATTGTATGTTTTCTACTTTAATCATCATAAACGCCCCTACCCAAGCGTCTTATTGCGTATCCTGAAAATATATACAAAGAAAGGGCCGCCTAATAGTGTTGTCAATACGCCGACAGGTATCTCAATATTGCCAACCGACCGGCCAAAAGTATCAGCTGTCAAGAGTAGCAACCCACCGGTCAGACCACATAACGGAATCAAGGCCTTATTATCCGAACCAGTTACCATCCTGACCATGTGAGGCACAATCAGGCCGACAAAACCAATAATACCGCCAATAGCGACACATACGGCCGTAATAAGTGCGCCGGCGCCCAAGAGAATTGTCCGCAGTCGTGACACGTTAATACCCAGACTGCGCGCTTCACGGTCACCGAGTGACAAAATATTGAGATCGCCGGCATAATAATAGCACAAAAAACAAGCAGCCATAATCAGCGGCCAGGCATACACCACATGCTCCCAGCTTTTAGCCGCCAAACTGCCAATCAGCCAGGTAACAATAGCTGATACCTGCTCACCGGCCAGACTTTTAACCATTGTGATTGCTGCGGACAGGATACTGCTGACAATAATGCCGGCAATAACCAGATTCGCCGATGACACATACCCCTTTACCCGCGCCATTGACATAACAATTAACAATGTAAGGACAGCACCGCCAAAAGCAAACACTGTCACAGGCAGGCCCCCCTGGGCAAAAATATTGAGATAGATGGCAACGCTGGCACCAAAAGCAGCGCCGGTTGATACACCCATGGTATAGGAGTCAGCCAGAGGATTCATCAGCAACGCCTGAAAAACCACTCCGGCCACAGCCAGGCCGCCGCCAACAGCAATAGCAGCCAGAATACGCGGCAGGCGAATATCCCAGATGATTGCCGTCTGAGCAGCATGAATAGAGCTATAGGCTTCCTGGCTGCCAGTCAGCTTACCATAAATAACAGCCGCCGCATCAACCATGCTGATATCAGCCCGGCCGAACCCAACCGCCGCTAAAGCAAACAACACCGTTGCCACCAGCAGGATCAAGCCTGCTATACGGACATTAGCCTGTTTGCGCCGCAGAAGTGCCGCTAAAGAACTGCTGCTCATGCCAATGCGTGTTTACTCACTTTGGAGCGTTTAGTAAGAATGGTCGATAAATAGTTTACTTTCTTACTGCCGGCGGTTATCAGGTCGTGAATAATTTCTTCACCCTCCAGACCACATTTCGAGACCATAACAGCATTTTCAACCATGCCATGTTTCTGCAGTTTTTCGACAATTTCCGTATAATTTTTATATACTTTCATAAGAACAACATTATCAGATACCGCCAGTACCTGCTCCAGCCGCTTTTCATCAATGGTGGCCGGTACGATGCTCAGAATATCGCCACCTTCAGCCAGTGCCACTCCCAGGCGGTTGCCAATAGCAGAAAACGAGTTAACGCCAGGAATATTAACGATTTCATGACCTGAATCTTCCAGCAGCCGATACACATACATGTATGTGCTATAAAGCATAGGGTCCCCCAAGGTTAGAAAAGCAACTTTCTTGCCGGCATCTAACAAGCCAAGGATTATGCTTTTATTGCTCACCCACGCCTCAGACAAGGCTTGGGCGTTATAGTTCATGGGAAATACCAGTTCCAAAACCTCACTGCCTTCTTGAATATATGGACGGGCAATCGACATCGCCGTACTTTCGTCTTTTTTCTCAGTCCGGGGAGCAATTACTACATCGGCCGACTTAATGGCATTAATGGCTTTCAAAGTGAGTAATTCGGGATCGCCGGGGCCTACACCGACACCGTAAAAAATTCCTGACATAATCTAAACAACTCCTTAAAAAATAAAATCTCTGTCCACGCGCGGCGTGGCAGAGATTATTTGCCGAATTGACGCAAATCCCCTCCCCATCGCGCGTGGGTGAAAACGGTGATTGTCAAACAGGCAGTTCTTCTGACTTAGGCTCATCACCAGACTACGCCTTCCCAAAATAGGTTACTATTTCAGTGGCTCATTGCAGTTGGCTCACCATTACAGCGGCGGGACCGTGCCGGATTCGCACCGGCTTCCCTTTTAAGCCCGATCGGGCGCCTGTTCCATATAGAATTACTTAAATTGTATGATTAACAGTACTAAAAGTCAAGATAATTTATGTCTACGCCAATGCAACTACAGATACATTAAATGAATTTATTTAATTATGTATAATCCCCAGGGATGCCAGGTATGCAAGCGATTAGAGCCTAACATTATTACCGTAATAACTTCATTTATTTTGTTTCATTTGTTATAATTAACAAATGAAACAAAATATGTAAAAAAAGGAGGGAGGGGAAGAAATGATAAAATATCTTTTGCTATTACTGCTATTTGCAATAATTATGTACATTTTAAGCCCCTATCTCGTTCCGGTTAATCATGTCTAGATAACCAAACCCCAGCACTTTAAGCAACATAAGCGCCGGGGTCCTGTATTACCTGATTATATCTACACCCATGTAAGGCCGTAAGACTTCCGGCACAATGACTGACCCGTCTTCTTGCTGGTAATTCTCCAAAACAGCGGCAACCGTCCGGCCAATTGCCACACCCGATCCGTTTAGAGTGTGGACAAACTCTGGTTTTGCTTTTGGCTCACGGCGAAATTTAATCTCTGCCCGCCGGGCCTGGAAATCTTCAAAGTTAGAACAGGATGAAATCTCGCGATAGGTGTTAAAGCTAGGCAGCCATACCTCCAGATCGTATGTCTTTGCCGATGAGAACCCCATGTCACCTGAACACAATAACATGGTTCTGTGCGGCAAACCTAACAGCTGCAATACTTTTTCCGCATTAAGAGTCAGCTTTTCCAGCTCATTATACGACTCTTCCGGCAGGCTGAACTTAACCATCTCTACTTTGTTGAACTGGTGCTGACGAATAAGGCCCCGGGTGTCTCGGCCGGCAGCGCCGGCTTCAGCCCGGAAACACGCGCTGTAGGCTGTATAATAAAGCGGCAGATCCTTGGCATCCAGAATTTCCTGGCGATGCAGGTTAGTAATTGGTACTTCGGCCGTTGGAATAAGATAATAGTCAAGACCTTCCAGCTTAAACATATCCTGCGCAAACTTAGGCAACTGACCTGTGCCAATCATGCTGGCTTCATTGACAATAAATGGGGGGAAAAACTCAGTGTAGCCATGTTGTTGGGTATGCAGGTCAAGCATAAAGTTGATTAACGAGCGTTCCAGCCGGGAACCCAGACCTTTGTAAAAAGTAAACCTGGCGCCGGTTACTTTACCGCCCCGCTCAAAGTCAAGAATACCTAATTTTTCACCAATTTCCCAATGAGCAAGCGGTGTAAAAGCAAAGTCACGCGGCGTACCATAGCGGCGAATTTCTTTGTTGTCATGTTCATCTTTACCCACAGGCACAGAGGCATGCGGTACATTGGGAATGCTCATAATAATAGCGGCCAGGGCGGACTCGGCTTCTTTGACTTTGGCATCAATAGCGCTAATGCGGTCTCCTACCGCCCGCATCTCCAGAATCATATCCTCAGCATTATCACCATTTTTTTTCTTTTTGCTGATTTCCTGAGACACAGTATTCCGCTTGTTTTTAAGTATTTCTACTTCGGCTAATAACCCCCGCCGCTCTTTTTCCCGGCTGATAAACTCATCCAAGCTCATGGCTGCTCCCCGGTTGGTCAGCGCCAGTTCGATTGCCCCGGGGTTATCCCGCACGAATTTGATATCTAACATGCTTATCTTCCTCCTTAACATAAAAAACTCCCGTCCCTGTGATAGGGACGGGAGTATAATTTCTCCCGCGTTGCCACCCTGATTGACTCGCTGAGTCCGCTCGGCACGCATAACGGGCGTGTTCCGTACGGCTCATCACCGCATGCTCATAGGGTGGATGACATAATTACGTTACCGGCTCGCACCTCACGCCAGCTCTCTGAAAACTCCAAATTATGCGCTGCCCTGTCATTGCAACAAACGATATTGAGATTACTATTTATTATGCATTATAAAATTATACATTATTCAATACAAATTGTAAAGTACTGGCAGTACTGCCAGTTTTAAATGCACTTAAGCATGAGCAGCGGTTAAAGTATCATACTTTTGACAGTCATTAATAAAATCAATAAAACACCGGCTTATTACCGGATCAAATTGCGAACCGGCACACCGGCTAATTTCATCCAGCGCTTTAGCGATACTAAATGGCTCCCGCCGGTAACAACGCACAGTTGTCATGGCATCGAAACTGTCACATACCGCCAGCATGCGGCTAAAAAAAGGGATAGAGTCCCCTGCCAAGCCGGTACCATACCCTTTACCATCATATCGTTCATGATGATGACGGACAATTGTGGCGATCCTATTCAGTCCCTCAACCTCAGCCAAAATATCAGCACCAACATCAGGATGCTGTCTGATAACTGCAAGTTCAGCGTCTGTCAGGTCTCCTGATTTATTTAAAATATCATCAGGAACACTGACTTTACCCACATCATGAACGATCCCGACAACATAAGCAAGGGTCACATCTTCCACAGGGAGTTCTGCATATTCAGCGAAACCAGCCATTAGGCAAGCCACATTTTTGCTATGTTCGACTGTATATCTATCCCGTTCGCCGATCACATCACAAAGCGCCTCAATTATGCTCATGAACTTTAATTCCTTTCTTGATGTGGTCCAGCCTTTTACCGGCATCTACAGTAGACAATAAAGTTTATAAGGTAATATTATGTAATTAATTCTATTCTAATTGGCAGGACAAGGAGCGTCAAGCTATTTTATTTACACTCTATTAAATTATATTGCCGGCAAAACAATTATATCCTACTATTTAATACATAAAGTTTACTAAAAATACATGCTTGCCTAGTCAATTGAGCAGCGGCAGCAGGGACTAGATTTTTTTCCATTTCTCCAAAGGAATTTTAATTTTGCAAAGCGAAATAGAATACTGAGGTGAAATCATGACACAGGACACTCACGAACAACTTGAGCAATCGCTTCTGGCTTGCAGCGCCTGCCACCTGCGCCAGGACGCGATCGGCCCCACCTCCTATAATGGTACACCTTACAGTCCGTTGGCCATTATCGGGGAAGGACCAGGCGGGGTTGAGGACGAATATGGCGTACCTCTGGTAGGCCCTTCCGGCCAGCTTCTAGATAAGGCACTTACCAG contains:
- the cobI gene encoding precorrin-2 C(20)-methyltransferase, with the translated sequence MSGIFYGVGVGPGDPELLTLKAINAIKSADVVIAPRTEKKDESTAMSIARPYIQEGSEVLELVFPMNYNAQALSEAWVSNKSIILGLLDAGKKVAFLTLGDPMLYSTYMYVYRLLEDSGHEIVNIPGVNSFSAIGNRLGVALAEGGDILSIVPATIDEKRLEQVLAVSDNVVLMKVYKNYTEIVEKLQKHGMVENAVMVSKCGLEGEEIIHDLITAGSKKVNYLSTILTKRSKVSKHALA
- the serS gene encoding serine--tRNA ligase yields the protein MLDIKFVRDNPGAIELALTNRGAAMSLDEFISREKERRGLLAEVEILKNKRNTVSQEISKKKKNGDNAEDMILEMRAVGDRISAIDAKVKEAESALAAIIMSIPNVPHASVPVGKDEHDNKEIRRYGTPRDFAFTPLAHWEIGEKLGILDFERGGKVTGARFTFYKGLGSRLERSLINFMLDLHTQQHGYTEFFPPFIVNEASMIGTGQLPKFAQDMFKLEGLDYYLIPTAEVPITNLHRQEILDAKDLPLYYTAYSACFRAEAGAAGRDTRGLIRQHQFNKVEMVKFSLPEESYNELEKLTLNAEKVLQLLGLPHRTMLLCSGDMGFSSAKTYDLEVWLPSFNTYREISSCSNFEDFQARRAEIKFRREPKAKPEFVHTLNGSGVAIGRTVAAVLENYQQEDGSVIVPEVLRPYMGVDIIR
- a CDS encoding ABC transporter ATP-binding protein, whose amino-acid sequence is MMIKVENIQFNYGDKPVLRDISLPIRQGSFTGIVGPNGSGKTTLLNIMTGQLKAAAGRITIKARDITSYRIEEVARYIAVVPQNMDIRFPYTCLDIVGMGRTPFKARLQGLNDGDLRIIENAMRITNTLTFAGRLITELSGGERQRVLFAKALAQQPEILFLDESFSNMDIFYSITCLNLLKELCAKQGLTVVAIIHDLNLASVFCSEAAVLKAGRLVEQGPASAVLNPELIRDVFKIKVVRAGEAGLAVLSDL
- a CDS encoding FecCD family ABC transporter permease — its product is MSSSSLAALLRRKQANVRIAGLILLVATVLFALAAVGFGRADISMVDAAAVIYGKLTGSQEAYSSIHAAQTAIIWDIRLPRILAAIAVGGGLAVAGVVFQALLMNPLADSYTMGVSTGAAFGASVAIYLNIFAQGGLPVTVFAFGGAVLTLLIVMSMARVKGYVSSANLVIAGIIVSSILSAAITMVKSLAGEQVSAIVTWLIGSLAAKSWEHVVYAWPLIMAACFLCYYYAGDLNILSLGDREARSLGINVSRLRTILLGAGALITAVCVAIGGIIGFVGLIVPHMVRMVTGSDNKALIPLCGLTGGLLLLTADTFGRSVGNIEIPVGVLTTLLGGPFFVYIFRIRNKTLG
- a CDS encoding HD-GYP domain-containing protein: MSIIEALCDVIGERDRYTVEHSKNVACLMAGFAEYAELPVEDVTLAYVVGIVHDVGKVSVPDDILNKSGDLTDAELAVIRQHPDVGADILAEVEGLNRIATIVRHHHERYDGKGYGTGLAGDSIPFFSRMLAVCDSFDAMTTVRCYRREPFSIAKALDEISRCAGSQFDPVISRCFIDFINDCQKYDTLTAAHA
- a CDS encoding ABC transporter substrate-binding protein, translated to MKIKFLSITGIVVLLLSLLGCGSPKQPVSPGEGNISIVDDLNQTIVLAQPAKRIISLYSAHTENLIALGLGPEIIGVSTTESDPVAQNKPVFDYRADPEKVLAAQPDIVIIRPFIKQSYPDFIKTLEQANIKIVCLYPEKFEDFDSYIHKLAVLTGREQQAADRLAAFHNKLTEIADRTAKAPVKKQVYFESTATEYRTITPASTPGTVLNLAGAINVAADAQAIKTTGSIAAYGSERLLMKADEIDVFLAQRGPMNPGITVDAIKQRPGFDKIKAVRQEQVYIVDEKLVSSPTFRLAEGVEQLAKLIYPEVF
- a CDS encoding P-II family nitrogen regulator, translating into MKPITKIEIITRPEKLEELKAAMNKIAVTGMTVTQVYGCGLTKGHTEVYRGQEYNINLVPKVKVEIVVCEVPVEKVLEAAKQACQTGKIGDGKIFVYPIANAVRIRTGEEGDIAIVDPADMPK
- a CDS encoding P-II family nitrogen regulator; this encodes MRPITKIEIMTRPEKLEELKAAMNNIGVTGMTVTQVYGCGLTKGHREIYRGQEYNINLVPKVKVEIVVCEVPVEQVLEAAKTACRTGQIGDGKIFVYPIANAIRIRTGEEGDIAIIDPADMAK